A stretch of Sulfurimonas autotrophica DSM 16294 DNA encodes these proteins:
- the soxC gene encoding sulfite dehydrogenase, translating into MDIKKSQQDLDSAANDAENTSIGRRDFFRKTAALSVTALAGTSLLASEEAGQTAILKPTPWGTTWGDPVTKNLYGIPSKYEHNVTRRYTKLLASGNFRASIAVTPIQESKGIITPNGLFFSRCHGGVAHIDPNEHRLMLSGLLEKPLVLTMKELMRYPTVTRTHFIECPANGGQEWRGPQYNSLQFAKGFMSCAEWTGVYIKDIIKNLGIKPEAIWMLAEGGDSSKMGRSIPMEKVLDDAMIVWGQNGEALRPEQGYPIRLLVPGWEGNLCVKWLRRLDFASEPWYCKEETSKYTVLKPTGKAIQHFYANEVNSTVVSPSPEIDWTDLKDGETVEIEGLAWSGMGTITGVDLSFDGGKNYVEAKLKGLVLPKCWTRWSYVHTYKKGQELLLTSRAMDDAGYIQPTIDQETLVVGVEAVYHRNAVETWKVEKDGKVTHVEVRSQLGRKVNGELIIEGKA; encoded by the coding sequence GTGGATATAAAAAAATCTCAACAAGACTTGGATTCTGCAGCGAATGATGCAGAAAACACAAGTATTGGCAGAAGAGACTTTTTCAGAAAAACAGCTGCATTATCTGTAACTGCACTTGCTGGAACATCTCTGCTGGCATCAGAGGAAGCGGGTCAAACAGCCATATTAAAGCCTACACCATGGGGAACAACATGGGGTGACCCGGTTACCAAAAATTTATACGGCATACCGTCAAAATATGAACATAACGTAACAAGACGATATACAAAGCTTCTGGCTTCGGGTAACTTTAGAGCTTCTATTGCTGTAACACCTATTCAAGAGTCAAAAGGTATCATAACACCAAATGGTCTCTTCTTCAGCCGTTGTCATGGCGGTGTAGCACACATTGATCCAAATGAACACAGACTCATGCTTAGCGGTTTGCTTGAAAAGCCGCTTGTACTAACAATGAAAGAGCTTATGCGTTACCCTACTGTAACTCGTACTCACTTTATTGAGTGTCCTGCAAATGGTGGACAAGAGTGGAGAGGTCCACAATATAACTCCTTACAGTTTGCAAAAGGTTTTATGTCTTGTGCAGAGTGGACAGGTGTTTATATTAAAGACATTATAAAAAACTTAGGGATTAAACCTGAAGCTATATGGATGTTGGCAGAGGGCGGTGATTCATCTAAAATGGGAAGGAGTATTCCTATGGAAAAAGTTTTAGATGATGCTATGATAGTTTGGGGACAGAATGGTGAAGCACTGCGTCCGGAACAAGGTTATCCTATACGTCTTTTAGTTCCGGGATGGGAAGGAAACTTATGTGTTAAATGGCTGCGCCGTTTAGACTTTGCCAGTGAACCTTGGTACTGTAAAGAAGAGACTTCTAAATATACAGTTCTTAAGCCTACAGGAAAAGCTATCCAACACTTCTATGCGAATGAAGTGAACTCAACTGTTGTTTCACCTTCTCCGGAAATTGACTGGACTGATTTAAAAGATGGTGAGACTGTCGAGATAGAAGGTCTTGCCTGGTCCGGGATGGGAACTATTACAGGAGTTGATTTATCATTTGACGGCGGTAAAAACTACGTAGAAGCCAAACTCAAAGGTTTAGTTCTTCCGAAATGTTGGACTCGCTGGAGCTATGTACATACCTATAAAAAAGGTCAGGAACTTCTTCTTACTTCTCGTGCTATGGATGATGCAGGTTATATTCAGCCGACCATTGATCAAGAAACTCTTGTTGTTGGTGTAGAAGCTGTGTATCATAGAAATGCAGTTGAAACATGGAAAGTTGAAAAAGACGGAAAAGTAACTCATGTTGAAGTTCGTTCTCAATTAGGACGCAAAGTAAACGGTGAGTTAATAATCGAAGGGAAGGCATAA
- a CDS encoding c-type cytochrome, producing MFKINKKLLISISAAAALSLGLSACMESASPKASNTPLKASIDGGVTYSVANGKFGTYYVNEKAHNGIINFGRTPTKAEYDEWNSDVMASGEGLPEGEGSVEDGEEVYEAKCVMCHGDFGSGGGGYPSLSKGNAYELHKTLTNQRIKPDTDGPVRVFGTYWPKASTLWWYIKDAMPHPQTDSLTDDEVYALVAYILNANEMEIDGVEVDDEYVLNRKKFLKIKMPNENGFEPNIAGPNAPENIRKYYSNAKNFGGQTYDVKNPASRCMKDCQEPTAKVSFIKGAGISDFHPPLSEVRDLPKEKKDSANFDAEKAYADNCAMCHDTGAAPAPGDKAGWAALTAKGMDKVYAAGIKGTEAGMPAKGGSSLSDNEFKSVVDYIVNQSK from the coding sequence ATGTTTAAAATAAATAAAAAATTATTAATATCAATCTCTGCAGCTGCTGCATTATCTTTAGGACTCTCGGCATGTATGGAAAGTGCTTCTCCAAAAGCTTCAAACACTCCATTAAAAGCTTCTATTGATGGTGGTGTGACATATAGCGTTGCTAATGGGAAATTTGGTACTTACTATGTAAATGAAAAAGCACATAACGGGATAATTAACTTTGGTCGTACTCCTACTAAAGCGGAGTATGACGAATGGAACTCTGATGTTATGGCAAGCGGGGAAGGCTTACCTGAAGGTGAAGGTTCTGTTGAAGATGGCGAAGAAGTTTATGAAGCAAAATGTGTAATGTGCCATGGGGACTTCGGTTCTGGCGGTGGCGGATACCCATCACTATCAAAAGGAAATGCTTATGAACTGCATAAAACATTAACAAACCAAAGAATCAAGCCTGACACTGATGGTCCGGTACGTGTTTTTGGTACATATTGGCCAAAAGCCAGTACTTTATGGTGGTATATTAAAGATGCCATGCCGCATCCGCAAACAGATAGTTTAACTGATGATGAAGTATATGCTTTGGTAGCTTATATTTTAAATGCTAATGAGATGGAAATTGACGGTGTTGAAGTTGATGATGAGTATGTGCTTAATCGTAAAAAATTCTTAAAAATCAAAATGCCGAATGAAAATGGATTTGAACCGAATATTGCCGGTCCAAATGCTCCTGAAAATATTCGTAAATATTATTCAAATGCTAAAAATTTTGGTGGACAAACATATGATGTAAAAAATCCTGCATCAAGATGTATGAAAGATTGTCAAGAACCAACTGCTAAAGTGTCATTCATTAAAGGTGCTGGAATCAGTGACTTCCATCCGCCGTTGTCTGAAGTAAGAGATTTACCAAAAGAGAAAAAAGACAGTGCTAATTTTGATGCTGAGAAAGCTTATGCTGATAATTGTGCAATGTGTCACGATACCGGTGCAGCTCCAGCTCCTGGAGATAAAGCCGGTTGGGCTGCTTTAACAGCTAAAGGCATGGATAAAGTATATGCTGCAGGTATCAAAGGTACTGAAGCGGGTATGCCGGCTAAAGGCGGTTCATCATTAAGTGATAATGAATTTAAATCAGTTGTTGATTATATTGTCAACCAAAGTAAATAA
- a CDS encoding thiosulfate oxidation carrier protein SoxY, with protein sequence MERRKFLSMTLGALALAVVPASVRAEDFRKSKPAVWSAKTVDDAIKAMYGSDTLVMEGVKLTAPDVASNGGAIPVDFSTDLDVKTIAVFQDANPEAAVLVVEPTKYSVNKYSIKIKMAKSGTITIVAQGNDGKLYGAKKTLDVALGGCEG encoded by the coding sequence ATGGAAAGAAGAAAATTTTTAAGTATGACTTTAGGTGCACTTGCTTTAGCTGTTGTACCTGCAAGCGTAAGAGCAGAAGACTTTAGAAAAAGCAAGCCTGCTGTATGGAGTGCAAAGACTGTAGATGATGCAATAAAAGCCATGTATGGTTCAGATACTTTAGTTATGGAAGGGGTTAAATTAACTGCTCCTGATGTTGCAAGTAATGGTGGTGCTATTCCTGTTGATTTTTCAACTGATTTAGATGTTAAGACTATAGCAGTATTTCAAGATGCAAATCCTGAAGCTGCTGTACTTGTAGTTGAGCCGACTAAATATAGTGTAAATAAATATTCTATTAAAATTAAAATGGCTAAGTCTGGTACTATCACAATCGTTGCACAAGGCAATGACGGTAAGCTTTACGGAGCTAAGAAAACTCTAGATGTTGCTCTTGGTGGATGTGAAGGTTAA
- the soxZ gene encoding thiosulfate oxidation carrier complex protein SoxZ, whose amino-acid sequence MAGIKVKAKLKGGVVKVKAMVKHEMMTYNMAEKKTGSRDNANFITHLSATLNGETVLDMSTSQFLSKNPIFKFQFKGIGQKGDKVEMVATDLKGKTYKGKGKIK is encoded by the coding sequence ATGGCTGGTATTAAAGTAAAAGCAAAATTAAAAGGCGGTGTTGTTAAAGTTAAAGCAATGGTTAAACATGAAATGATGACTTACAATATGGCAGAGAAAAAAACTGGTAGCAGAGATAATGCAAACTTCATTACTCATTTAAGTGCTACACTAAATGGTGAAACTGTACTTGATATGTCAACTTCACAATTCTTATCTAAAAATCCTATTTTCAAATTTCAATTTAAAGGAATTGGTCAAAAAGGTGATAAAGTTGAAATGGTAGCAACTGACCTTAAAGGTAAAACTTATAAAGGTAAAGGTAAAATCAAATAA
- a CDS encoding MOSC domain-containing protein: MKKNVQGKVLKLFTTKSDKDKTRMNTPHINADENGILNDKFYNKNDQRAILITSLQSYNMASDKNINLPDGALGENILIDINPYHLNTGDRLIIGDTTLEITQNCTLCKGLSAINAKLPKLLKNDRGIFAKIISGPSIIKVGDAVSI; encoded by the coding sequence ATGAAAAAAAACGTGCAAGGTAAAGTTCTAAAATTATTCACCACAAAAAGTGATAAAGATAAAACAAGAATGAATACCCCTCATATAAATGCCGATGAAAATGGAATTCTAAATGACAAATTTTATAATAAAAATGATCAAAGAGCTATTTTAATTACCTCTTTGCAAAGCTATAATATGGCATCTGATAAAAATATAAATTTACCAGATGGTGCATTGGGTGAAAATATTTTAATAGACATTAATCCTTATCACTTAAACACCGGAGATAGACTAATTATAGGAGATACTACTTTAGAAATAACTCAAAACTGCACACTCTGCAAGGGTCTTTCTGCAATCAACGCTAAACTGCCAAAACTGCTAAAAAATGACAGAGGTATATTTGCAAAAATTATAAGTGGTCCTTCAATTATTAAAGTTGGAGATGCAGTAAGTATATGA
- a CDS encoding DUF302 domain-containing protein: MKKIYTLVMAALVALSIVGCNGAYSAPAKPKKPQDIQVFTTSNKDGKVTTKTIEAAFDATGLSVPGNNDMNKPFKTRFGKVHYKVYNLAMYVNNNITYKIIKKYPKFGALTPLTMSIWEDNDGSMNVSTLTINGMSRATGVPKNNPDLIAYAALITTALKKAMPNGHFKDLHHTVKFPKKSFAIDMTAEVDSDVPMEDFIEDFEAEFEGELEPLGFLLPNYTNVQEEIFDDHDYHAYDFFHTYSICKFDVIYPVSKLHPEAGAWAPCSFYLYKKKDEKLMHMGFLGVDNWITTLDITDQESIKPLKEAEGIIVDILKEMTE; encoded by the coding sequence GTGAAAAAAATATACACATTAGTAATGGCTGCGCTGGTAGCTCTGTCAATAGTTGGCTGTAACGGTGCATATTCAGCACCTGCTAAGCCTAAAAAACCTCAAGATATTCAGGTATTTACAACTTCTAACAAAGACGGTAAAGTCACTACAAAAACAATAGAGGCTGCGTTTGATGCGACAGGACTAAGTGTTCCTGGAAATAATGACATGAACAAGCCGTTCAAAACAAGATTTGGTAAAGTTCACTATAAAGTTTATAATCTTGCAATGTATGTAAATAATAACATTACATATAAAATTATAAAAAAATATCCTAAATTTGGCGCATTGACTCCTTTGACAATGTCTATCTGGGAAGATAACGACGGCAGCATGAATGTATCAACCTTGACAATTAACGGTATGTCAAGAGCTACAGGTGTTCCCAAGAATAATCCGGATTTAATTGCTTATGCAGCACTTATTACAACAGCACTTAAAAAAGCAATGCCAAATGGCCACTTTAAAGATTTACATCATACTGTAAAATTTCCAAAGAAATCATTTGCAATTGATATGACTGCAGAAGTAGACAGTGATGTTCCTATGGAAGATTTCATAGAAGATTTTGAAGCAGAATTTGAGGGTGAATTGGAGCCGTTAGGTTTCTTACTTCCAAACTACACAAATGTTCAAGAAGAAATTTTTGATGATCATGATTACCATGCATATGATTTTTTTCACACATACTCTATCTGTAAATTTGATGTAATCTACCCTGTATCTAAACTTCACCCTGAAGCCGGTGCCTGGGCTCCGTGCTCATTCTATCTTTACAAGAAAAAAGATGAGAAACTAATGCATATGGGATTTTTGGGTGTTGATAACTGGATTACCACGCTTGATATTACAGATCAAGAATCTATTAAGCCGTTAAAAGAGGCTGAGGGAATAATTGTTGACATTCTTAAAGAGATGACAGAGTAG
- a CDS encoding DUF4395 domain-containing protein, which translates to MNLKRFLLEYGEKVPGFDVTVINEREARAAAGILFALGMMVIFVGIGYNHIIVARVYLAFMFIDFTARMISPHYSPSLLLGKFVVRNQKPEYVGGLQKRFAWTLGWLVSLPMMWWFVLHWEITFYKVMVCVLCLSLMFLEAAFAICVGCMIYKMILREAPEHCPGGACEIRQRERIQTFNLIQSFIGIITIVALASGVYLFLAKTESKTFFGQFLHEAVLTKAALKQEEEEKYKRETEKEFDNDDF; encoded by the coding sequence TTGAATCTTAAACGTTTTTTATTAGAATATGGAGAAAAAGTTCCCGGTTTTGATGTCACAGTCATTAATGAACGAGAAGCAAGAGCAGCTGCAGGTATACTTTTTGCATTAGGCATGATGGTTATCTTTGTGGGCATCGGATACAATCATATTATCGTTGCACGTGTGTATTTGGCTTTTATGTTCATAGATTTTACGGCGCGTATGATAAGCCCTCATTATTCACCTTCTTTACTTCTGGGAAAGTTTGTTGTTCGTAATCAAAAACCGGAATATGTCGGCGGCTTACAAAAGCGATTTGCATGGACACTCGGCTGGCTTGTTTCATTGCCGATGATGTGGTGGTTTGTTCTACATTGGGAAATTACTTTTTATAAAGTTATGGTTTGTGTACTGTGTCTCAGTTTGATGTTTTTAGAAGCAGCATTTGCCATCTGTGTAGGCTGTATGATTTATAAAATGATTCTTAGAGAAGCTCCTGAGCATTGTCCCGGTGGAGCCTGCGAAATACGCCAGCGTGAACGGATTCAGACCTTTAACCTTATTCAAAGTTTTATAGGCATCATCACTATTGTTGCACTTGCAAGCGGGGTCTATCTCTTTTTAGCTAAAACAGAATCAAAAACATTTTTTGGTCAATTTTTACATGAAGCAGTATTAACAAAAGCTGCACTGAAGCAAGAAGAAGAGGAAAAATATAAAAGAGAAACAGAAAAAGAATTTGATAATGATGACTTTTAG
- the aroC gene encoding chorismate synthase translates to MNSFGMKLRFSTFGESHGKALGCLLDGVPAGLSIDEEYIQSELDRRKPGKSEFETARKEADKVEILSGVFEGKSTGTPIAMVIYNTNQKSRDYTNIKDVFRPGHADFTYFHKYGIRDYRGGGRSSARETAARVAAGAIAKLMLQELGVTVLSGISEVAGIHSENFDYEHAKNSIIYALDKDKEEAQKEAILKAKNEHDSVGGVSRVVIKGAPIGLGQPLYYKLDGVLADAMMGINAVKAVEIGDGVLSSKVHGSQNNDQIRAKGFESNHSGGILGGISNGEDIVLNVYFKPTPSIFKEQHTVTTENEEVDFSLKGRHDPCVAVRGTVVCESMAALVIADMLLLNMGSTMDGVLKYYN, encoded by the coding sequence ATGAACAGTTTTGGCATGAAATTACGATTTTCGACATTTGGAGAATCTCATGGGAAGGCATTGGGTTGTCTTTTAGACGGTGTTCCTGCCGGATTGAGCATTGATGAGGAATATATTCAAAGTGAGCTTGACAGAAGAAAACCCGGTAAGAGTGAATTTGAAACAGCCAGAAAAGAAGCTGATAAAGTTGAAATTTTAAGCGGTGTGTTTGAGGGAAAGAGTACCGGTACACCGATTGCCATGGTTATATATAATACAAACCAAAAATCACGAGACTATACAAACATTAAAGATGTTTTTCGTCCCGGACATGCAGATTTTACATACTTTCATAAATACGGTATACGTGATTATAGAGGTGGAGGACGAAGTTCTGCACGAGAAACAGCGGCAAGAGTAGCAGCAGGAGCTATTGCAAAGTTAATGCTTCAAGAGCTTGGTGTAACGGTGTTGAGTGGTATAAGTGAAGTTGCAGGCATACACTCAGAGAATTTTGATTATGAGCATGCTAAAAACAGTATTATATATGCACTTGATAAAGATAAAGAAGAAGCACAAAAAGAAGCAATACTCAAAGCTAAAAATGAGCATGATTCTGTTGGTGGTGTTTCTCGCGTTGTAATAAAAGGTGCGCCGATAGGTTTAGGACAACCGCTCTATTATAAATTAGATGGAGTGTTAGCAGATGCTATGATGGGAATTAATGCTGTAAAAGCTGTAGAGATTGGAGACGGTGTACTGAGTTCAAAGGTGCATGGTTCTCAAAACAATGATCAAATTAGAGCAAAAGGGTTCGAATCAAATCATTCAGGTGGAATACTTGGTGGCATTAGCAATGGAGAAGATATTGTTTTGAATGTCTATTTTAAACCTACACCTTCTATATTTAAAGAGCAGCATACTGTAACGACAGAGAATGAAGAAGTTGATTTTTCACTCAAAGGCAGACATGATCCTTGTGTTGCAGTTCGTGGAACAGTGGTATGTGAGTCTATGGCAGCATTAGTTATTGCAGATATGCTGCTGTTAAATATGGGTTCTACAATGGATGGAGTTTTAAAATATTATAATTAA
- the rnc gene encoding ribonuclease III, whose translation MHKNIKTLEEKLGYEFKDKKLIIEALTHKSYKQPYDNERLEFLGDAVLDLVVGEYLFRKFRTSDEGKLSKIRASLVNETGFDKLARALHLGDYILLSNAEDNNGGREKSSLLSNAFEAIMGAVYLEAGLGEVQRIAIDLIEKNHEEISLDSLFRDFKTTLQELTQARFGITPEYKVLASRGPDHQKEFEVGVFIEDKEYARANGKSKKIAQQEAARVAVELLNKEKQ comes from the coding sequence ATGCATAAAAATATAAAGACGCTAGAAGAAAAATTGGGATATGAGTTTAAAGATAAAAAGCTCATTATCGAAGCGCTGACACATAAAAGTTATAAACAGCCCTACGATAATGAGCGATTGGAATTCTTGGGAGATGCCGTACTGGATCTTGTTGTAGGGGAATATCTTTTTAGAAAATTTCGTACATCGGATGAAGGAAAGCTTTCAAAAATCAGAGCGTCACTGGTAAATGAAACAGGCTTCGATAAATTGGCACGTGCTTTGCATTTGGGTGATTATATATTGCTTTCCAATGCTGAAGACAATAATGGCGGACGTGAAAAATCCTCACTCTTATCAAATGCTTTTGAAGCAATAATGGGTGCGGTATATTTAGAAGCAGGTTTAGGAGAAGTACAAAGAATAGCTATTGATTTGATAGAGAAAAATCATGAAGAGATTTCCCTTGATTCTTTGTTCCGTGACTTTAAAACAACGCTTCAGGAACTCACACAGGCACGTTTTGGAATTACACCGGAATATAAAGTTTTAGCTTCGAGAGGCCCTGATCATCAAAAAGAATTTGAAGTGGGTGTATTTATTGAAGATAAAGAATATGCCAGAGCAAATGGTAAAAGTAAAAAAATAGCACAGCAAGAGGCAGCCAGAGTCGCAGTTGAGTTGCTCAATAAGGAAAAACAATGA
- the rnhA gene encoding ribonuclease HI — MKKITLFSDGSALGNPGPGGYGVILRYGDSEKELSGSELHTTNNRMELKGAIEGLRALKEPCEVDIISDSSYVVKGINEWLKNWIKRDFKKVKNPDLWKEYIEVAKPHKIHAIWVRGHDGHEENERCDILAKEAAQKAKVALTEGG, encoded by the coding sequence GTGAAGAAAATAACTCTTTTCAGTGACGGCAGCGCTTTGGGAAATCCCGGTCCTGGCGGATATGGTGTAATATTACGTTATGGTGACAGTGAAAAAGAACTTTCAGGTTCAGAGTTGCATACAACGAATAACAGGATGGAACTCAAAGGTGCTATAGAAGGGCTTCGCGCTTTAAAAGAACCTTGTGAAGTCGATATAATTTCTGACTCTTCTTATGTTGTTAAAGGGATTAATGAGTGGCTGAAGAACTGGATTAAAAGAGATTTTAAAAAAGTAAAAAATCCTGATTTGTGGAAAGAGTACATAGAAGTGGCAAAACCACATAAAATTCATGCTATCTGGGTTAGAGGGCATGATGGACATGAAGAAAATGAAAGATGTGATATTTTAGCCAAAGAGGCAGCTCAAAAAGCTAAAGTAGCATTAACAGAGGGAGGATGA
- a CDS encoding tetratricopeptide repeat protein, which produces MNTFFIEFRDPLFSIIIFFTIIFIITFFSYWWGRYKRKEDSKHISKFLQQFRTLPSHDELKVLISSGGLSEKSWLLLANSYYKNGDYEKSIEIYNEILNVGNKKNARETMFLLGKTYFKAGFLERSKHVFLEILKKNPRTPEALHYLLLVYEYIKDYKSALDVLEPLDELNEEIMLESAYLHALNCLESQSLTKEEKAQKLLEIYKNSNHLVYLVFDYLFKVDTKLAWENIDSSKSDLLTELFWRCDSKDLNLDIITNNGYLRELYTARGDVKLVNDSRIFELDVLIKLEGKSNATLSFEYVCDNCKGTYPFAFNRCSSCHAIDSARVEYSLSKDYGKEFSEENNSFQ; this is translated from the coding sequence ATGAATACATTTTTTATAGAGTTTCGAGACCCTCTATTCTCAATTATAATCTTTTTTACGATTATATTTATTATTACTTTTTTTTCTTATTGGTGGGGAAGATATAAGAGAAAAGAAGACTCTAAGCATATAAGTAAATTTTTGCAACAATTTCGTACATTACCCTCTCATGATGAACTGAAAGTTTTGATATCTAGCGGAGGATTGTCAGAAAAATCGTGGCTGTTGCTGGCTAATTCATATTATAAAAATGGTGATTATGAAAAAAGTATAGAAATATACAATGAAATTCTCAACGTCGGCAATAAAAAAAATGCCAGAGAAACTATGTTTTTACTTGGGAAAACATACTTTAAAGCAGGGTTTTTAGAGCGTTCCAAACATGTTTTTTTAGAAATTTTGAAAAAAAATCCTCGTACACCAGAGGCATTACATTATCTGCTTCTTGTTTATGAATATATAAAAGATTATAAGTCTGCGCTTGATGTACTTGAACCATTGGACGAACTTAACGAAGAAATTATGCTTGAAAGTGCTTATCTGCATGCTTTGAATTGTCTTGAATCGCAAAGTTTAACAAAAGAGGAAAAAGCACAAAAACTTTTGGAAATTTATAAAAACTCCAATCACCTTGTATATTTAGTGTTTGATTATCTCTTTAAAGTGGATACTAAACTTGCATGGGAAAATATTGATAGTTCAAAAAGTGATCTTTTGACGGAACTCTTCTGGAGATGTGATTCAAAAGATTTGAATTTAGATATAATTACAAATAATGGCTATTTGCGAGAACTTTATACCGCAAGAGGTGATGTCAAACTTGTGAATGACAGTAGAATATTTGAGCTTGATGTACTTATAAAGCTTGAAGGCAAGTCAAATGCAACGCTTAGTTTTGAATATGTGTGTGACAACTGCAAAGGGACATATCCGTTTGCTTTTAATCGCTGCAGTTCATGTCATGCAATAGACTCAGCTAGAGTAGAATATAGTTTAAGTAAGGACTATGGTAAGGAATTTAGTGAAGAAAATAACTCTTTTCAGTGA
- a CDS encoding YeiH family protein — protein sequence MAFSKENRQGTIYGIIFVAIFAAAATSIAQISFVKSLGISPLVIGIVLGIFYANTLHNHIPSAWGTGITFSGKKILRFAIVFYGFRITFQQIMDVGLSGFTVSLIMLSTTFLLGTYLGVKAFKMDRDTSMLTAAGASVCGAAAVLATEPVLKAEGYKTAVAVSMVVLFGTISMFLYPVLYASIIEPATGFLHMTPEQFGIYTGGTIHEVAQVVAVPASVPGAPEVMANSAVIVKMTRVIMIAPMLIILGIYLSMQAKKTGKAGDKLQLVIPWFAVYFIGMAGFNSLDLVPHAIVGTINQIDTFLLTMAMTALGMGTIFSKFKGLGLAPLYTAGVMFAWLVVGGFVVTKFVTGAL from the coding sequence ATGGCATTTTCTAAAGAAAATAGACAAGGTACTATTTACGGTATCATCTTTGTTGCGATTTTTGCAGCTGCTGCAACTTCAATAGCACAAATATCATTCGTCAAATCACTTGGCATCTCTCCTCTTGTAATTGGTATAGTATTGGGTATTTTTTATGCAAATACACTGCATAATCATATCCCCAGTGCATGGGGTACAGGTATCACATTTTCCGGTAAAAAGATACTTCGTTTTGCAATTGTTTTTTACGGATTCCGTATAACATTTCAGCAGATTATGGATGTTGGACTCAGTGGTTTTACCGTCTCACTAATTATGCTCTCAACAACTTTTTTACTCGGTACATATCTGGGAGTAAAAGCGTTTAAAATGGACAGGGATACATCAATGCTTACTGCAGCAGGTGCTTCTGTTTGTGGCGCGGCGGCAGTTTTGGCGACAGAACCTGTTTTAAAAGCTGAAGGTTATAAGACTGCGGTAGCGGTTTCAATGGTTGTTCTTTTTGGTACTATTTCAATGTTTTTGTATCCTGTTCTTTATGCATCAATCATTGAGCCTGCAACTGGGTTTTTACATATGACGCCAGAGCAGTTTGGTATTTATACAGGTGGTACAATCCATGAGGTTGCACAGGTTGTAGCTGTTCCTGCTTCAGTTCCTGGTGCTCCTGAAGTAATGGCAAACTCTGCTGTGATTGTTAAAATGACACGTGTTATTATGATTGCACCAATGCTGATTATTTTAGGTATTTATCTTTCTATGCAGGCTAAAAAAACTGGAAAAGCAGGCGATAAATTACAACTTGTGATTCCTTGGTTCGCTGTATATTTCATAGGAATGGCTGGATTTAACTCTCTTGATCTGGTACCCCATGCAATTGTAGGAACAATCAACCAAATTGATACTTTCCTTTTAACAATGGCAATGACAGCACTTGGAATGGGAACAATATTTTCTAAGTTTAAAGGGCTTGGTCTTGCACCGCTTTATACTGCCGGTGTGATGTTTGCTTGGTTAGTTGTGGGTGGTTTTGTTGTGACTAAATTTGTAACTGGTGCTCTGTAG